The DNA region GTTTGCGGCACGGCATGGGCTAAGGCGGAGACGTTGGTAGTGCCCGATGTCGATTCATTTCCCGGACATATAGCTTGCAGCTCGTTGTCGCGCTCGGAGATCGTTGTTCCGTTGATTCGTGAGAATGGCGAGGTGTGGGGCGTGCTCGATATAGATAGTGAAAGCCTGAATACCTTTGACGAAACAGATGCACGTTTTCTTGGAGATATATGCTCCTGGTTCTGAAGATTGTGTTGAAGTAATAAAATGCAAAATAGGAATAACAGAAAAATAATATGATGAAGAAATTGACTATGTTCTTGTGTTTGGCTTGTGCCTGGATGTGTTCTCTGCAGGCTCAGGAAGCTAAAACCTTTTTCAAAAATATGCCCGATAGCCTTAGCCCGTTGCTTACTGCCGTGAACCGTGCCGACTTTATCGACTTCCTTGAAAGTAAGATGAAAGCGGAAGTAACGAACCGTTTTGGCGGTAAATCGGAAATGACGGAGCTTGCTCCCGACTACATCCGTATCCAGATGACACCGCAAAGCTCCTGGCAGATGAAACTGCTGGCTACGAGCGACAGTACGAAAGTGATTTGTACCGTATCTACAGCTTGTGCTCCTGCCTGTGATAGTGATGTCCATTTCTATACCACCGGTTGGGAAGAATTGCCTGCTTCTTCTTTCCTCACTCCTCCTGTAATGAAAGATTTCCTGTTATTACCCGATACGGTGATGGATTATGAAGTGAGAGATGCCGGCGAAAAGGCAGATATGTTGCTGATGAAAGCCGATCTTTCTGCAAAGGACAATACACTGACCTTTACTTTTACAACTACCGACTATATGGATAAAGAAGCGGCAGAGAAACTGAAGCCGTATCTCCGCCGCCCTGTAGTGTATGTTTGGAAAGAAGGTGGTTACAAGTTACGAGATACAAGCTACAAGTAACGAGTAGCTGCGCACTGCTCTATTCCGAAAGGGACTTGTTGCTCGTAGCTCGTAACTCGTAGCTACTTCACCTTTATTCTGTCGAACCCTTCTCCGTATACTCCGATTACCGCACTTTGTGATACAAATGCGTTTGGATCTATATCCTTTATCAATCGGAATATAATCGTTGATTCGCGCTTCTTGGCAAGTACGAACAACATCTTCTGTTCCTTGCCGCTATAAAATCCGGAAGCATTGATGACGGTGGCGCCCCGGTGTGGATATATATTGATGTGCCGGGCTATTTCATCGTATTTCTCACTGATGATAAAGAACTGTACGGATTGCCGGGCACTGTTCACTACTTGATCCAGAACAAAACTGCAAATGTACAAGGTTACATAACCGTAAACTACTTTTTCCCAATCCTTCAATACAAAGTAACTGGAAGAAATGATAATCAGGTCACAAATCAGCATGACACGCCCCAGCGTGATGTCACGGTATTTGTTGATGATGGCAGCGATGATATCTGTTCCGCCTGTACTACCATTGGAAGAAAAAGCGATGCCTATGCCGCCTCCGCAGAGGGATGCACCGATGACACACGCCATGAAAGGCTGGTCGTGCAGCAACACCACACCTTCTGCCAGTTTCTGTATCACGGACAGGAAAAATGTTAGTGTGAACACGGCAAATACAGTTTTGATACTGAACTTCCATCCCAAAATACGGATAGAGAGCAACAGTAGGACTAAGTTGATGCTGAAATACGTATATTGCACAGGGAAGCCTGTGGCAAAATAAACAATAGAAGCAATACCCGGTACTCCTCCGGTGGTGATGTCATTGGGCAACAGAAATACTGTCCAGCCTATACCATAAAGAATTAATCCAAGGGCGATCATTACATAATCTCTCGTTTCCCGGAGAAGGCTTTGCTTTGACGGGACATTTACAATCTTCTTCATCTGACTTTATACGCAAGTATGGGTTATAACTAATTTAACAAGCTTTCTCATGATAAATGTGTTTTGGCCGTAAATCGGCGCAAAGATAAATCTAATTTTTTGAATACTTGTTCAAAAGGTTATTGTTCGTGAGGGGTGGACTTAAAATTTATTTGCTGATTAAATTCTTGTAGACTACTGTTTGCAGTAATTTTTCCCGTCGCAGGGCTGAAACTGGAAGTTCTTTCCCATTGATGAAGACTCTTCCTTTGGCAATAGAATCGATGTGCGAGAGGTTTACAAGGAAAGACTTGTGTATTCTGAAGAAGGCACTTTGAGGCAGAATTTCTTCCAGTGAAGCCATGGTCTGATGGATGACGAGAGTTTTGGACTTGAAGTGCAGTTTCAGATAGTTCTGCATACCTTCTACATACAGTATATCTTTCCAGGATATCTGGGTAAATGCATCCCCCTGCCTGATATACATTTCCCGGGCGGTTTCTTCTATTCCATTATTTTGCAGTAGGAGTTGGGTTCTGAAAGTATGGGCAGCCTTGGTCACTGCCTGGAAGAAACGCTGAAAAGAAATTGGTTTCAGTAAGTAGTCAACAACATTGAGTTGATAGCCTTCCAGGGCATATTCGGAGTAGGCGGTAGTTAGTATGGTCAACGGTGCTTCATCCAATGATTTCAGGAAATCGATGCCGGAAAGATAGGGCATATTGATATCCAGAAACATGAGGTCGATAGACTGGTTTTCTAATATTCCTCTTGCTTCGAGTGCAGAAGAACAGGTGGCGTTGACTGTGAGAAAGTCCAGTGTGCTGATGTGGTTGGCAATGCCTTTGATGGCGATTTGTTCGTCGTCTACGATGAGGCATTTCAGGGGTTGTTGTTCAGGGGAGTCTTTCATCTTTTATATTTCAATGCTAAGTGAGGTTTGATAATAGACATCTGTTTGGTTGACGGACAACTGGTACTTCTTGTGAAACAGGATGTCCAGTCGTTTGATTGCATTGGCCAGTCCCAGTCCGGTGCCTGGTCGTTGCAGATACGGGGAACTGGTGTTGCCGACTTCAAGAAGGATATGATGGACATTTTGTTTGAGCCGTATCTGTACTTGTCCTTTCTCCGTGGGTGTGTGCGATGCATGTTTAAAGGCATTTTCTATGAATGTCAGTAATAACAAAGGCGGAAATTCGATGCTGCCGTCTTCTACTTCCCATTCGGTGCTTACGGCCAGTTTGTCTTCCCAGCGAATGTTTTCTATCGCTATGTAGTTTTGCAGAAATTCTATCTCCTGTTCCAGGCTGATAAGTTCTTTCTGACCGTTATACAATTGGTAGCGCAGGATATCGGAATATTTCTCTAACAAGGAGGAAGCCAAAGGCACATTATCCTGCATCAGGATGTTGATGTGATTCAACACATTGAACATGAAGTGAGGGGTGATTTGCTGCCGTAATGTCTGGAAGAGGAATTGAGATTTCTCTTTTTCTAATTGCAGGTTTTCCGAATAGAAGCACAGGCCACAGAAGGCGAGATTAATAACCAATGTACCCGGTAGCAAGAGGATCGAGTTGAAAAGAAGGCTCTCTTCTCCCTCTACGAAGATGTTGGATACAGGGAACATACCTGTTTGTTCAAGATACTGGAAGAGAACGAAGTAGGAAGCTACCAGTGTACTTGTGGGGATGCAAAGCACTATAAACAATATCCAGAAAGGTTTCATCTGCTTGGTGC from Bacteroides sp. MSB163 includes:
- a CDS encoding DUF3256 family protein produces the protein MMKKLTMFLCLACAWMCSLQAQEAKTFFKNMPDSLSPLLTAVNRADFIDFLESKMKAEVTNRFGGKSEMTELAPDYIRIQMTPQSSWQMKLLATSDSTKVICTVSTACAPACDSDVHFYTTGWEELPASSFLTPPVMKDFLLLPDTVMDYEVRDAGEKADMLLMKADLSAKDNTLTFTFTTTDYMDKEAAEKLKPYLRRPVVYVWKEGGYKLRDTSYK
- a CDS encoding YitT family protein; protein product: MKKIVNVPSKQSLLRETRDYVMIALGLILYGIGWTVFLLPNDITTGGVPGIASIVYFATGFPVQYTYFSINLVLLLLSIRILGWKFSIKTVFAVFTLTFFLSVIQKLAEGVVLLHDQPFMACVIGASLCGGGIGIAFSSNGSTGGTDIIAAIINKYRDITLGRVMLICDLIIISSSYFVLKDWEKVVYGYVTLYICSFVLDQVVNSARQSVQFFIISEKYDEIARHINIYPHRGATVINASGFYSGKEQKMLFVLAKKRESTIIFRLIKDIDPNAFVSQSAVIGVYGEGFDRIKVK
- a CDS encoding LytR/AlgR family response regulator transcription factor codes for the protein MKDSPEQQPLKCLIVDDEQIAIKGIANHISTLDFLTVNATCSSALEARGILENQSIDLMFLDINMPYLSGIDFLKSLDEAPLTILTTAYSEYALEGYQLNVVDYLLKPISFQRFFQAVTKAAHTFRTQLLLQNNGIEETAREMYIRQGDAFTQISWKDILYVEGMQNYLKLHFKSKTLVIHQTMASLEEILPQSAFFRIHKSFLVNLSHIDSIAKGRVFINGKELPVSALRREKLLQTVVYKNLISK
- a CDS encoding sensor histidine kinase; this translates as MTKRISSNHFIPYLCNMKKHQTFKPQQLSTIFWLLIAGTFWIQFLNMSTSICEATLLTICISGSYMLVNQYLCNHLLKKAIRTKQMKPFWILFIVLCIPTSTLVASYFVLFQYLEQTGMFPVSNIFVEGEESLLFNSILLLPGTLVINLAFCGLCFYSENLQLEKEKSQFLFQTLRQQITPHFMFNVLNHINILMQDNVPLASSLLEKYSDILRYQLYNGQKELISLEQEIEFLQNYIAIENIRWEDKLAVSTEWEVEDGSIEFPPLLLLTFIENAFKHASHTPTEKGQVQIRLKQNVHHILLEVGNTSSPYLQRPGTGLGLANAIKRLDILFHKKYQLSVNQTDVYYQTSLSIEI